One genomic window of Mucilaginibacter sp. SJ includes the following:
- a CDS encoding AraC family transcriptional regulator: MNNKTLLSPLSLSHGKELNTLVENRKAYTMNHCELNVFETFERSELVPLTFSDLVITSMLRGKKVMHLFDKPGFDYLPGETVIVPPNITMKIDFPEATINQPSQCTALAINHQEITNTLDFLNENYPREDKRVWQLNYNQFHFFNNYELAQLINKLIRISTGDALTKDVLANLTLKELLIRIMQMQNLNEISDNLHELSSSSRFAYVLEYIRVHLSDKLNIDALSQMAFMSKASFFRAFRHELGISPVDYIIKERLQLAKQLMNNPHNSISEACFKAGFNNLNYFSRAFKKIEGITPSYYKARLRGGHLN; this comes from the coding sequence ATGAATAACAAAACCCTGTTATCTCCACTAAGCCTCTCACACGGAAAAGAACTGAATACCCTGGTTGAAAACCGCAAGGCTTATACCATGAACCATTGCGAACTCAACGTTTTTGAAACTTTTGAGCGCAGCGAACTGGTGCCCTTAACTTTTAGCGACCTGGTAATAACAAGCATGCTGCGCGGCAAAAAGGTGATGCACCTGTTTGATAAACCGGGGTTTGATTACCTCCCCGGTGAAACCGTTATAGTACCGCCAAATATTACGATGAAAATTGATTTCCCGGAGGCTACTATCAACCAGCCATCACAGTGCACCGCTTTGGCTATTAACCACCAGGAAATTACCAATACGCTTGATTTTTTAAATGAGAATTACCCGAGGGAAGATAAACGGGTATGGCAGCTGAATTATAACCAGTTCCACTTTTTTAATAATTATGAGCTGGCCCAGCTTATTAACAAACTTATCCGCATCAGTACCGGCGACGCATTGACTAAAGATGTGCTGGCTAATCTCACTTTAAAAGAGTTGTTGATCCGCATTATGCAGATGCAAAACCTTAACGAGATCAGCGATAACCTGCACGAGCTATCAAGCAGTAGCCGATTTGCCTACGTACTGGAATACATTAGGGTGCATTTAAGCGATAAGCTTAATATTGATGCCCTGAGCCAGATGGCCTTCATGAGCAAAGCCAGCTTTTTCCGGGCGTTCAGGCACGAGCTGGGAATTTCGCCGGTTGACTATATCATTAAAGAGCGCCTCCAATTAGCCAAGCAGCTCATGAACAATCCGCATAACAGTATCTCTGAAGCCTGTTTTAAAGCCGGGTTCAATAACCTTAACTACTTTAGCCGGGCATTTAAGAAGATAGAGGGCATTACGCCAAGTTATTACAAGGCCAGGCTGCGGGGTGGGCATTTGAATTAA
- a CDS encoding L,D-transpeptidase family protein: protein MQNRLKPQYIIVFVLSVLIFSNCKNNSKKHYIYKADSLKKKMAKEWTKTIPGNFSDQTEVVFDSTRIVTFLQSHPALALYEQDLRSFYRKRKFAYAWYEKGTLIEQAGNLNDRLMNLQNEGIYKGIPYQKDLDSLIFDNHSKTRVKKPDIGTELMLTAQYFAFSKLAFRGMSDSVSRSVNWFLPRKKIAYDDYLDTLLKKTSKQTPAISEPVYRQYDLLKSFLAKYRQLDAHENWEPIIISKKLKPGDSSAVVARIKARLYKLEDFKGDTLNNKFDDEFKAAITQFQLRHGLSADGLPGPGTIAEMNVPLKSRIKQIIVNMERCRWLPVSLTTDYLAVNIPEFKLHVYHADSLLWSCNVVVGQKVHQTVIFYGEMQYVVFSPYWNLPESIVRNEVLPAMSSNPNYLNEHNMVITGRENGLPVIQQKPGPANSLGLVKFLFPNSYSIYLHDTPSRSLFGESSRAFSHGCIRVGEPVKLASFLLKYDSTWTTSRINKAMHLGKEQQVTLKQKMPVFIAYFTAFTDRNNLLNFRKDIYDRDEQLASMIMSGSGQY from the coding sequence ATGCAGAACAGGTTGAAACCGCAATATATTATCGTATTTGTTTTAAGTGTTTTAATCTTCTCCAACTGCAAAAACAACAGCAAAAAACATTACATTTATAAAGCTGATTCCCTAAAAAAGAAAATGGCTAAAGAGTGGACAAAAACCATTCCTGGTAACTTTAGTGATCAAACTGAAGTTGTATTTGACAGTACCCGCATCGTCACATTTCTTCAAAGCCATCCCGCTTTGGCTCTCTATGAGCAGGATCTGCGGAGTTTTTACCGTAAGCGTAAATTTGCCTATGCATGGTACGAAAAAGGTACTTTAATTGAACAGGCCGGTAACCTGAACGACAGGCTGATGAACCTGCAAAACGAAGGCATATATAAAGGTATCCCCTATCAAAAAGATTTAGACTCACTGATATTTGACAATCATTCAAAAACAAGGGTCAAAAAACCTGATATCGGCACCGAGTTAATGCTCACTGCCCAATATTTCGCGTTTTCAAAGCTGGCTTTCCGGGGTATGAGCGATTCGGTTAGCCGTTCGGTAAACTGGTTCCTGCCGCGTAAAAAGATAGCATATGATGATTACCTGGATACGCTCTTAAAAAAAACTTCGAAACAAACCCCTGCTATAAGCGAGCCGGTATACCGCCAGTACGACCTGCTAAAAAGTTTCCTGGCCAAATACCGTCAGCTCGATGCCCATGAGAACTGGGAACCAATTATTATCAGCAAAAAACTCAAACCCGGAGACTCGTCCGCCGTAGTTGCCCGCATAAAAGCCCGCCTATATAAACTGGAAGATTTTAAAGGCGATACGCTCAACAATAAGTTTGATGACGAGTTCAAAGCAGCCATAACCCAATTCCAGCTCAGGCACGGCCTTAGCGCCGATGGCTTGCCCGGCCCCGGAACTATTGCCGAAATGAATGTACCGCTCAAATCACGGATCAAACAGATCATTGTGAACATGGAGCGCTGCCGCTGGCTGCCTGTAAGTTTAACTACCGACTATCTCGCCGTAAATATCCCCGAATTTAAACTGCATGTTTATCATGCTGATAGCTTATTATGGAGCTGCAATGTGGTAGTGGGGCAAAAAGTGCATCAAACAGTAATATTCTACGGCGAAATGCAGTATGTGGTATTCAGCCCTTACTGGAACCTGCCCGAAAGTATTGTGCGCAATGAAGTGTTGCCGGCCATGAGCAGCAACCCCAATTATCTTAACGAGCATAATATGGTCATTACCGGCCGGGAAAACGGGCTTCCCGTAATTCAGCAAAAACCCGGACCGGCAAACTCATTGGGGCTGGTAAAATTCCTGTTCCCCAATAGTTACAGTATCTATTTGCACGATACTCCTTCAAGGTCGTTGTTTGGCGAATCGTCTCGGGCGTTTAGCCACGGCTGTATCCGCGTTGGCGAACCGGTAAAACTGGCTTCATTTCTTTTAAAATACGACAGCACCTGGACAACCTCCCGCATTAATAAGGCCATGCACCTGGGTAAAGAACAGCAGGTTACACTCAAACAAAAGATGCCTGTATTTATCGCCTATTTTACCGCCTTTACCGACAGAAATAATCTTCTCAATTTTCGCAAAGATATTTATGACCGCGATGAGCAGCTTGCATCCATGATCATGTCAGGCAGCGGGCAATATTAA
- a CDS encoding redoxin domain-containing protein gives MQTTNNNKYPFFDLLEVVAEPDLKFRKLKSLHPVKAGNLVPEFKLSNDYSRWQQFYNGAETHGPISQRNLLNKPLVISFYSRHWGQQGLAQLKQLNNLQHEVKASGGNLLIISDEHTEDLEKWAWEQSLTLNFYHDAGKEIAQQFRVYSDDYPVWDRFSGIDENAPLLATYIIEPSKQVIYSHIDWDFLGTFSAEDIISTVYESALISNSRRSA, from the coding sequence ATGCAAACCACAAATAATAATAAATATCCTTTTTTCGATCTGCTTGAAGTTGTTGCCGAACCCGATCTTAAGTTTCGTAAACTGAAATCATTACATCCCGTAAAAGCGGGCAATTTGGTCCCTGAATTTAAGTTAAGTAACGATTATAGCCGCTGGCAGCAATTTTACAATGGTGCCGAAACACATGGCCCTATTTCGCAAAGGAATTTATTGAATAAGCCGCTGGTTATTTCTTTTTATTCGCGCCATTGGGGGCAGCAAGGTCTGGCGCAGCTTAAACAACTGAATAATTTGCAGCATGAGGTTAAGGCAAGCGGCGGCAACCTGCTTATCATTAGTGACGAGCACACCGAAGATCTTGAAAAATGGGCATGGGAACAAAGCCTCACCCTTAATTTTTATCACGATGCTGGTAAAGAAATAGCACAGCAATTCAGGGTGTATTCTGATGATTACCCGGTGTGGGACAGGTTTTCAGGCATTGACGAAAACGCGCCGTTATTGGCCACTTATATTATTGAACCATCAAAACAGGTTATCTACAGCCATATCGACTGGGATTTCCTGGGCACTTTTTCTGCCGAAGACATCATCAGCACTGTTTATGAATCAGCATTGATCAGTAATAGCCGCAGATCGGCATAA